A genomic stretch from Megalobrama amblycephala isolate DHTTF-2021 linkage group LG22, ASM1881202v1, whole genome shotgun sequence includes:
- the slc51a gene encoding organic solute transporter subunit alpha: MEMSNNTLFDPRCREEAPFSIDVIKQLDIFGIVLFSVLTLMATVSMLVFIEECIYIYKKVPANKKSIIIWVTGAAPVIATMCCLGMWVPRATMFTDMTSATYFAVVVFKFLILMIEEVGGDQAFLRRSEKKSFKISTGPCCCCCPCLPNVPISRRSLFILKLGSYQFALLKLVFTILSIVLWTNGNFSLADVSASGAAIWINSFIGVLTIIALWPVAIMFMHVREALRTLKMIPKYAMYQLVLILSQLQTAVINILAMNGTIACAPPYTSQARGSLMSQQLLIVEMFIITLVTRVLYRRQYDPIPEPDDVEETKTVISARDLA, translated from the exons ATGGAAATGTCCAATAACACACTTTTTGATCCGAGATGCAGAGAAGAGGCTCCGTTCTCTATCGATGTAATTAAGC AGTTGGATATCTTTGGCATAGTCCTCTTCTCTGTGCTGACGTTAATGGCCACAGTGTCTATGCTGGTTTTCATTGAAGAATGCATCTACATCTATAAGAAAGTACCGGCAAATAAGAAAAGTATAATCATCTGGGTAACCGGAGCAGCACCA GTCATTGCTACCATGTGTTGTTTGGGCATGTGGGTTCCAAGGGCCACAATGTTCACTGACATGACATCAGCCAC ATACTTTGCAGTTGTGGTCTTTAAGTTCTTAATTCTCATGATTGAAGAGGTTGGAGGAGATCAGGCTTTTCTCAGGCGCTCGGAAAAAAAGTCGTTTAAGATCAGTACTGGAccttgctgctgctgctgcccaTGTCTGCCAAATGTCCCCATCTCAAG ACGATCTCTGTTTATATTGAAACTGGGATCCTACCAGTTTGCACTGTTGAAATTAGTCTTCACCATCCTCTCTATAGTCCTTTGGACGAATGGCAACTTTAGTTTAGCTGAT GTTTCGGCTTCTGGAGCAGCTATATGGATAAACTCATTTATAGGCGTTCTCACCATTATCGCCCTTTGGCCTGTTGCAATCATGTTCATGCATGTGCGAGAGGCTCTACGAACCCTTAAAATGATCCCTAAATATGCCATGTATcag TTGGTGCTGATTCTTAGCCAGCTGCAAACTGCTGTCATTAACATACTGGCAATGAATGGGACTATTGCCTGCGCACCACCCTACACCTCCCAGGCCCGTGGATCCT TAATGAGTCAGCAGCTGTTGATCGTGGAGATGTTCATCATCACGCTAGTGACTCGTGTTTTATATAGACGTCAGTATGACCCCATACCAGAGCCAGATGATGTTGAGGAGACAAAGACTGTCATAAGCGCAAGAGACTTAGCATGA